The Fusarium musae strain F31 chromosome 10, whole genome shotgun sequence genome window below encodes:
- a CDS encoding hypothetical protein (EggNog:ENOG41), whose protein sequence is MDNTTKSPPSTEWSELFAQNPSHEPTTYKALDNLASHDDLAFLHAKFWNEIREWTRNDITEMSRIVHPELTGPGSIFIGGMNHALNEDTLAKNDIQAVIAIHPKDSLAWDKNNTSYGLQRFYPNENGMASSVVKYPLIIPLEDNANSNLIDHFDETNEFIKRHSCEGRNILIHCKSGRSRSVAVLIAYLQQRFCSEKGLASLKDKTVAKEQMRIHSEEITEAIRTQRLPVIVIMERFNELLARYDLKLIEDPEYRSEKANGLSAPEVMESKTPTPGKQPELVAKKESKVVQTKGGAAVLKICVAAAFFKNQQKPTEPVVHQFFEVNEAYFYELEALEYKGRSYVGCQHSCLGLVEFCFRYANGEYGLTLPRNIEEHVRKVIAQ, encoded by the coding sequence ATGGATAACACCACCAAGTCGCCCCCATCAACAGAGTGGAGCGAGCTATTTGCCCAAAACCCCTCCCATGAGCCAACCACGTACAAGGCACTCGACAATCTTGCGTCGCATGATGACCTCGCTTTTCTGCATGCCAAGTTCTGGAACGAGATCCGAGAATGGACCCGGAATGACATCACGGAAATGTCCCGCATTGTCCACCCAGAACTTACGGGGCCAGGGAGCATTTTCATCGGGGGGATGAACCATGCACTTAACGAAGATACCCTTGCGAAGAATGATATTCAGGCGGTTATTGCTATTCATCCCAAGGACTCACTAGCATGGGACAAGAACAACACTTCCTACGGGCTGCAACGCTTCTACCCCAACGAGAACGGCATGGCGAGCAGTGTCGTGAAATACCCACTTATTATCCCTCTCGAGGACAACGCCAACTCAAATCTGATCGACCACTTCGATGAGACTAATGAGTTTATCAAGCGGCATAGCTGCGAGGGGAGGAACATCTTGATTCACTGTAAATCCGGGCGCTCGCGCTCCGTCGCAGTTCTAATCGCATATTTGCAACAAAGGTTCTGTTCCGAGAAGGGGCTTGCGTCTCTGAAGGACAAGACTGTGGCGAAAGAACAGATGCGCATACATAGTGAGGAAATCACGGAGGCGATACGCACGCAGCGTCTCCCAGTCATCGTCATAATGGAACGGTTTAATGAGCTACTGGCGCGGTACGATCTTAAACTCATCGAGGATCCGGAGTATAGGAGCGAGAAGGCTAATGGGCTTTCTGCTCCTGAAGTCATGGAATCCAAAACTCCTACGCCAGGAAAGCAGCCGGAGCTTGTAGCAAAGAAGGAGAGTAAGGTCGTGCAGACAAAGGGCGGCGCGGCAGTGCTCAAGATATGCGTTGCCGCGGCATTTTTCAAGAACCAACAAAAGCCTACGGAGCCAGTGGTACATCAATTCTTCGAAGTCAATGAGGCCTACTTTTACGAGCTGGAAGCTTTAGAGTACAAGGGAAGGTCGTATGTTGGCTGTCAACATTCATGTCTCGGCCTTGTGGAGTTTTGCTTCAGGTATGCTAATGGCGAGTATGGTCTCACGCTGCCAAGAAATATAGAGGAGCATGTTAGAAAGGTTATAGCACAATAG
- a CDS encoding hypothetical protein (EggNog:ENOG41) produces the protein MIMNKCRPSVYLPTIVWVWGCIVIALSQAKNYKGFLAGRFFLGCIEAGLFPGAIYLLTCWYTKKEIGKRFCIFYTSGCIAPALGGIMAGAIVKGLEGVRGIPGWRWLFIVEGTLTVFCGFGLYFLLPDYPRNARYFSPDQRRLAQIRILVDRQVSVGSTSRRMTSWQAFKAVVTDGKTWFFLIAYSIIILGMSISYFVPTILKTMGYTNVTAQWMTVPIWITGAVCQLALSWTSDKLQDRRWHSCGLYGLAAVACIISAFVDSAIAKYVMMCLLVAGLYTGLPLMLNWTSESIPFPDQKRSISIAFVNSFGHLAIIYGSYLWPSTNAPQHLVGFGTLTATCGFGCVIAIIAPWFFNLLPKEPVTKAERELVALQHQDRQET, from the exons ATGATCATGAACAAATGCCGCCCATCAGTCTACCTTCCAACCATCGTCTGGGTTTGGGGCTGCATCGTCATTGCACTATCGCAAGCCAAGAACTATAAGGGCTTCCTTGCTGGGCGGTTCTTCCTCGGTTGTATCGAAGCCGGTCTCTTTCCAGGGGCCATCTACCTTCTGACATGTTGGTACACCAAGAAAGAAATCG GCAAGCGATTCTGTATCTTCTACACATCGGGTTGCATCGCTCCAGCTCTAGGCGGTATCATGGCCGGCGCCATCGTAAAAGGCCTCGAAGGAGTCCGAGGCATTCCTGGCTGGCGCTGGCTATTCATCGTTGAGGGTACACTCACTGTCTTCTGTGGTTTCGGACTATACTTCCTCCTACCAGACTATCCCCGTAATGCCCGCTACTTCTCACCTGACCAGCGCCGTCTTGCTCAGATTCGCATCCTCGTTGATAGACAGGTCAGTGTCGGCAGCACGAGTCGTCGAATGACCTCATGGCAGGCCTTCAAGGCTGTTGTCACTGATGGGAAGACCtggttcttcctcatcgcttacagtatcatcatcctcggcatGTCCATCTCATACTTCGTACCTAccatcctcaagaccatgGGCTACACCAATGTCACTGCGCAGTGGATGACTGTCCCCATCTGGATTACCGGTGCCGTATGTCAGCTGGCTCTATCTTGGACTTCAGATAAGCTCCAAGATAGAAGGTGGCATAGCTGCGGTCTTTACGGACTTGCGGCTGTCGCATGCATAATCTCCGCCTTCGTTGATTCGGCCATTGCCAAATATGTCATGATGTGCCTGCTTGTGGCTGGTCTCTACACTGGCCTGCCTCTTATGCTCAACTGGACAAGCGAGTCGATCCCATTCCCTGACCAGAAGCGCTCGATTTCCATTGCCTTTGTCAACTCATTTGGCCATCTGGCGATTATCTACGGAAGTTATCTATGGCCCAGCACGAATGCGCCCCAGCACTTGGTCGGTTTTGGTACCCTGACAGCTACATGCGGCTTTGGATGCGTCATCGCGATTATTGCACCATGGTTCTTCAATCTCCTACCCAAGGAGCCTGTCACCAAGGCCGAACGAGAGCTAGtggctcttcaacaccaggaTCGGCAGGAGACCTGA
- a CDS encoding hypothetical protein (EggNog:ENOG41) — MESKSKDKPALQQRVSKDIADGEIVKPGDALADDEELTIALANYVPDTAEERRLVRKIDFTLLPCLWWMYVLAYLDRGNIANANAAGMSESLNMKDNGRLISLVYKHHVD; from the exons ATGGAGTCTAAAAGTAAAGACAAGCCCGCCCTTCAGCAACGTGTCTCCAAAGATATTGCAGATGGCGAGATCGTCAAGCCTGGCGATGCACTggctgacgatgaggagctcACCATTGCGCTGGCAAACTATGTGCCTGATACAGCCGAAGAACGACGCCTTGTTCGAAAGATTGACTTCACTCTTCTGCCTTGCCTATGGTGGATGTATGTCCTTGCATACCTGGATCGCGGGAATATA GCGAATGCCAATGCAGCTGGAATGAGTGAGAGTCTCAACATGAAGGACAACGGTAGGCTCATCTCACTTGTGTACAAGCATCATGTCGACTAA